Proteins encoded in a region of the Anopheles aquasalis chromosome 2, idAnoAquaMG_Q_19, whole genome shotgun sequence genome:
- the LOC126572867 gene encoding supporter of activation of yellow protein isoform X1: protein MVDSCPLHAASFENVPLAQENHNELHAENDRGAEPENRRECHQREHWQTDSEVQVTKMSSGSVAPTAELTQHHQQEKEKGEQRQQQQEEQQVVVVAIDPESAAHDKVISNYHHQLLTQEQQQQQPGKTELRPESNSRLLPEHAEQQQHLYQATDERSVPVLTDSNGELHQYQQLEGLEAHQANPAPTPTDVMRHPQESHHRPQPLGEVESGEESDCVVVAATTAERKVEPLKINLARDREPIRTIIKLPGAGSLEHHSGAQLSPTIREIPGSPKITIKPPKPPPSATATMDSSHSGGGGNGDHSTNSVPASNSIPKLTIKPLINPAMGEETATADDSTAAGANASSEHMQIIPKLLIKGSSSALESGGVAGRDVAMEPHIVPKLTIRGVNNHNHHHHHHHHQLQHAHHHSQQQQQQSQHSQSVVVGDVHSQPPQHAAYSNNVSSASLLTDGSGVGVAGPSGSSSSGSPNTPLVPKLTIKMDNHHHHGHVQQHGSMENASIPKLHIKTIPPDGSGGVLLLTTASASSSMAAGMVAGTSSTSSGGSTAPAGSSPVLTSSEGVKLTIKPLPEQPKLPKLTIKTTGLGTIAETSDASLVSSTSSSFSPKTELQVLVATPNSGATTSVNRVQLGSPSTTTTGGHHHHHQYQHHHHHHQAQLQPLSPSDQHSNISSSSIPKLTIKPMPAKQTGDFGAGSVSAGELPTVPKLTIKPIPPPSTATKQQQQQQQRGDTGSGNGSSSNSSSTTTTETSINALEPSSVSSSSANAIITMSPTSSHSPTTSALKMKIKVPPAVQTGSSESSSANSALMAALSGPLLATGSGAASVASNMTRLNIKPILPPGLNACTGMSTGEQHRVTLTEGSGEDKEGTSGASTPPSGEEEQDPSVPIIIPKVTIKTLANPSGQETEIISTPKVTLKPIPKPLAHQSEAVFGSESGRNASPVTTDALDSPRIILKINKGSSSTTTTSNNATNEQQTLAEEGMMVPDGTTSDNSHHPLSASSGSSLLSNELKRPAAASASGGKVDHSTLPSSSSASSASSTSVSVSTSSSSSGGSDPASPSSGSGGDHGGDPGSPEAKKSKLDDRIIAMNERPPIAHSVLQQTLQQQNRPPYSYHHLHQQQQQQQQQQQQQQQQQLQSAASATLVQRRPPASSTSDVIIIDDDSKSGNETSGNVRESETPPPSRLTIGSDANSATSRLQHHLLGQEMDADMDEMAPNAAMTKPRRTRGTPRGGRQSRRGAGGRRGAMQNAAARAALNHSQPALSHSPNLQGRTATDMYLMNNEERDEGSSSDCMIVDEPSSAAGATRTATGGSGSSSKSSSSSLTSTGSGSLYNNTIASGSEMEKNGTASNSSVGSVASSTMGHLPSMTPTPASSATPGAGVRMSTRRGAGQLLKEVLANKTHDRDSGVDEARTDGEAGGAGGPTPSKRPRGRPKKQLMELGMMETNGGGGSSNSIESLMTMMTSDGILLTQSTPSTREDTTPSYPSTPARTPRTRGRGRGRGRGRAQQLNKDDMTPNLSGSFFASQSGLVDPNVDPLFIGTAASNAISSAFGSGSDGSGNFNQLFHSVQTPPPRTGRGSRGPRRGGGRGSRTPRGGGRGAAKAAARLAALEMAALAAVAAAAAENPGGIDPSCWSPSAELEGMINAHQTAEVASFETPKVGRRPRGRGASAGVRRSGVAARTPRGKKAAALAAAALAAQESTKSTEDTAGDSPDAPNNIFMTPMAGGLELFRSKLNFRELKTPKNAIKSNTPLSGSGQTSGVSPLEGATPGGGSGTNLQLFEEDTRMSADLSYTTPVRLMNAVDGCLQQNEESQSSYLSSTSVTQDASNNAAVAGVTINGIAQSATPDTVGQKDAAGLPSVSGAGSLGNNSNSSRRPKGKMEVLDVHRAQFTVDLLAEYEWPPPIAGQRSTDSFMIQEQIAEYLGVKSFKRKYPDLMRRPVDMEERNFILERGLASEKMCDLGLTAVYAAEILDIMCTDYPEKYEEYTRYIREKHIRELSSRQRQQQEAVAAAAAAAAAVAAPIDRAQLQKDKAIESAASWNSTFNKDRRDMRRACMDLQTYVVHVPRRYQNPVANTEDSTPKMPQTTNYPVALVPGQFSEYYTTYTPEELACYPINTVLLEPQELEAIVSSERYKRLAAEEARRLAAHEAGYSSSGSSSSSSGSSSDSDSSSSSDDSSDGSGTSSCSEDDERGSTDDDRHSLGSASTGTLSDNGGNGDDATGGRKKRLRRKRRVASRLMPMRAVGGNEEQQKNAKSTAVVTPVRRSSRALSAGTTAPVVEVKAPTDSDDSDIPLIAHATKKKNAAAALPATGSSGKQMVEVKEEQPVMKRPPLNPFMCAVCSGPENKNKYSKPERFVRCNRCRRKAHPSCIGMSSVMYRRVQQYKWQCSECKLCMKCNRKPAAIDSKMVYCDQCDRGYHLACKGLRNLPDGRWHCSLCTICSQCGAQTPEGHPNAQLTAQQRQHLAMVAEWTHEYGVNALTQIREHLRTLCMPCMRQRRQRLQSLEPELSQAAPATLVSNDNKGTLNNNNNNNNNIDNRSRVTVTEYTGDHRKPPPTMPIRSIPVGVVGNNSGVGNAVNSPAIGATGSSVPMRSIGPGEGGVGGGAGVSTIRTS, encoded by the exons ATGGTAGATTCCTGCCCTCTACACGCGGCCAGCTTTGAAAATGTACCTTTGGCTCAGGAGAACCACAACGAATTGCATGCCGAGAACGACCGAGGTGCCGAGCCAGAGAATCGACGCGAGTGTCACCAACGGGAGCACTGGCAAACCGACTCGGAGGTCCAAGTGACAAAGATGAGCAGTGGAAGTGTCGCTCCAACAGCAGAACtgacacaacaccaccaacaagagaaggagaaaggggaacagcggcagcagcagcaagaggagcaacaagtagtagtagtcgcAATCGACCCGGAATCGGCGGCACATGATAAGGTTATAAGCAATTACCATCACCAACTGTTGACACAGGAA cagcaacagcaacaacctgGCAAAACGGAACTCAGGCCGGAGAGCAACAGTCGGCTTCTTCCAGAACATgcggaacagcaacagcatctgtATCAGGCGACGGATGAAAGAAGTGTTCCTGTGCTAACAGACAGTAACGGAGAGCTGCACCAGTATCAGCAGCTGGAGGGTCTAGAAGCACATCAAGCTAATCCTGCCCCAACGCCAACCGACGTCATGCGTCATCCCCAGGAATCTCACCATCGACCGCAGCCTCTGGGCGAGGTGGAATCGGGCGAGGAAAGCGACTGTGTAGTCGTGGCAGCGACCACTGCCGAGCGGAAAGTGGAACCATTGAAGATCAACCTAGCACGAGACCGCGAACCTATCCGGACGATCATTAAACTGCCAGGGGCTGGCTCACTAGAGCATCACAGTGGGGCACAGCTATCTCCGACCATCCGGGAGATTCCCGGCTCGCCGAAGATCACGATCAAACCACCGAAACCCCCACCATCGGCAACGGCAACCATGGACAGTTCGCattcgggtggcggtggcaacgggGATCACAGTACTAACAGCGTGCCCGCATCTAACAGCATTCCAAAGCTTACCATAAAGCCGCTTATAAACCCGGCAATGGGTGAAGAGACAGCCACGGCCGATGATTCAACGGCAGCGGGAGCAAATGCCAGTAGTGAGCACATGCAGATTATTCCCAAACTGCTGATCAAGGGCTCGTCTTCAGCCTTAGAGTCTGGTGGAGTGGCTGGGCGGGATGTAGCGATGGAACCACACATTGTGCCTAAACTGACGATACGTGGTGTCAACaaccacaatcatcatcatcatcatcaccatcaccagctgcAGCATGCTCACCACcatagccagcagcagcagcagcaatcgcaacATAGTCAATCGGTCGTAGTGGGAGATGTACATTCGCAGCCACCACAACATGCCGCGTACAGCAACAATGTATCTTCCGCATCATTGCTAACTGATGGCAGCGGTGTAGGAGTAGCCGGTCCATCCGGTTCCAGTTCGTCCGGTTCACCCAACACACCGCTAGTTCCAAAGTTGACGATCAAAATGgataatcatcaccatcacgggcACGTTCAGCAACATGGCAGCATGGAAAATGCATCGATACCGAAGCTGCACATTAAAACTATTCCACCGGACGGCAGTGGtggagtgttgttgttgacaaccgcttccgcatcatcatcgatggcagCTGGTATGGTAGCGGGAACATCGTCCACCAGCAGTGGCGGAAGCACGGCACCAGCAGGATCCTCACCAGTGCTAACTAGCTCCGAAGGTGTGAAGCTAACGATAAAACCACTACCGGAGCAACCAAAGTTGCCGAAGCTGACCATAAAAACGACTGGCCTGGGAACGATAGCAGAAACAAGTGACGCATCGCTAGTGTcctcgaccagcagcagcttttcgcCCAAAACCGAGCTGCAAGTTCTGGTAGCAACACCCAACTCTGGTGCCACGACATCCGTCAACAGAGTGCAGTTGGGATctccttcgacgacgacgacgggtggtcaccatcatcaccaccaataccaacaccaccaccatcaccaccaagcgCAACTTCAGCCTTTATCGCCAAGTGACCAGCATTCGAACATCAGTTCCAGCTCGATTCCAAAGCTCACGATTAAACCCATGCCTGCGAAGCAGACTGGAGACTTTGGAGCGGGTTCTGTATCAGCAGGAGAACTTCCGACCGTGCCCAAGTTGACGATCAAACCGATTCCTCCCCCCTCGACGGcaacgaagcagcaacagcagcagcagcagcgaggagaCACCGGCAGTGGCaatggcagtagcagcaacagcagcagcacaaccaccaccgaaaccagTATTAATGCTCTTGAGCCTTCGTCCGTTTCTTCATCCTCGGCGAATGCGATCATCACAATGTCCCCAACGTCGTCGCACTCTCCAACAACTTCTGCCTTAAAAATGAAGATAAAAGTGCCGCCGGCGGTTCAGACGGGATCATCGGAAAGCAGTTCCGCCAACTCGGCACTGATGGCTGCCCTGTCTGGACCATTGCTCGCCACGGGAAGTGGGGCCGCATCTGTAGCGTCCAATATGACAAGGTTAAACATAAAACCAATACTACCACCAGGGCTAAATGCATGCACCGGAATGTCCACTGGTGAGCAACACCGTGTGACGCTAACGGAAGGGAGTGGAGAAGACAAGGAAGGAACATCCGGTGCATCGACACCTCCCTCCGGTGAAGAGGAGCAGGACCCTAGCGTCCCGATCATCATTCCCAAGGTGACGATCAAAACTCTAGCCAATCCAAGCGGCCAGGAGACGGAAATCATATCCACTCCGAAAGTCACGTTAAAGCCTATCCCGAAACCATTGGCGCATCAGTCGGAGGCTGTTTTTGGGTCTGAGTCTGGACGAAACGCTTCTCCGGTGACTACCGATGCTCTGGATTCGCCAAGAATAATcctgaaaataaataaaggaTCCTCCTCGACGACTACAACCTCCAACAACGCTACGAATGAACAGCAAACGCTAGCGGAAGAAGGAATGATGGTACCGGATGGGACTACCAGCGATAACTCCCATCATCCACTGTCGGCATCATCTGGTTCATCGTTACTATCCAACGAATTGAAGCggccagctgcagcatcagccagCGGCGGTAAAGTTGATCATTCTACGCTACCGTCATCTTCGTCTGCATCGAGTGCCTCTTCGACTTCCGTGTCGGTGTCgacctcatcatcgtcgtcaggcGGTTCCGATCCTGCTTCGCCTTCTTCAGGAAGTGGCGGTGACCATGGCGGTGATCCTGGCTCGCCGGAggcaaagaaaagcaaactgGACGATCGTATCATTGCGATGAACGAGAGACCACCCATTGCCCATTCCGTCCTTCAGCAAacactgcagcaacagaatcGTCCACCCTATTCTTaccatcatctccatcagcagcaacagcagcagcagcagcagcagcagcagcagcagcagcagcagcttcaatcAGCGGCATCGGCAACACTTGTGCAACGGagaccaccagcatcgtctACCAGTGATGTTATCATCATAGACGACGACAGCAAATCCGGTAATGAAACGTCAGGCAATGTTCGTGAATCCGAAACACCGCCTCCTTCTCGGTTAACTATCGGGTCCGACGCGAACAGTGCCACGTCCCGGTTACAGCACCATCTACTCGGGCAAGAAATGGATGCCGACATGGATGAAATGGCACCGAATGCGGCAATGACAAAACCAAGGAGAACACGTGGCACACCACGCGGTGGGCGGCAATCACGCCGAGGAGCCGGTGGGCGAAGAGGTGCCATGCAGAATGCTGCAGCGCGAGCGGCCCTTAACCATTCACAGCCTGCGCTTTCGCATTCTCCTAACCTTCAGGGAAGGACCGCTACCGACATGTATCTGATGAACAATGAAGAACGCGATGAAGGCTCCAGCTCGGACTGCATGATCGTTGACGAACCATCGTCCGCCGCGGGAGCAACGCGGACGGCAACGGGTGGTTCGGGTTCCAGTTCGAagtcgtcctcttcgtcgctcaccagcaccggaagtgGCAGCCTGTACAATAATACCATCGCCAGCGGCAGTGAGATGGAGAAGAACGGAACCGCTAGCAATAGCTCAGTGGGAAGTGTCGCCAGTTCTACGATGGGCCACCTACCTTCAatgacaccgacaccggcttCATCGGCCACACCGGGCGCTGGTGTGCGGATGAGTACACGTCGTGGGGCCGGCCAGTTACTGAAGGAGGTACTGGCAAATAAAACGCACGATCGCGACTCCGGCGTGGATGAAGCACGCACCGATGGAgaagctggtggtgccggtggtccgaCTCCTTCGAAGCGACCCCGCGGACGGCCAAAGAAGCAGCTGATGGAGCTGGGAATGATGGAGAcaaatggcggtggtggtagtagcaattCAATCGAATCGTTAATGACAATGATGACCAGTGATGGAATTTTGCTCACTCAATCTACCCCTTCAACGAGGGAGGATACAACTCCTTCTTACCCCAGTACACCAGCTCGCACCCCAAG AACACGTGGCCGAggccgtggtcgtggacgTGGAAGAGCACAACAACTCAACAAAGACGATATGACACCAAACCTTAGTGGATCATTCTTTGCCAGCCAATCTGGCTTAGTAGATCCGAACGTAGACCCGTTATTCATCG GCACAGCTGCATCCAATGCTATCTCTTCCGCGTTCGGCAGTGGAAGCGATGGAAGTGGCAACTTTAATCAGCTGTTTCATTCCGTACAAACCCCACCGCCACGCACTGGTCGCGGATCGCGAGGTCCACGACGAGGTGGAGGGCGCGGCTCAAGGACTCCGCGAGGCGGTGGCCGAGGTGCCGCAAAAGCTGCTGCCCGCCTGGCTGCATTGGAAATGGCCGCGCtagctgcagtagcagcagctgccgcggAAAATCCTGGCGGCATCGATCCCTCCTGCTGGTCGCCATCAGCGGAATTGGAAGGCATGATAAATGCTCACCAGACCGCCGAGGTAGCATCGTTTGAAACACCGAAGGTGGGTAGGCGACCGAGAGGCAGAGGTGCTTCGGCGGGTGTTAGGCGAAGTGGAGTGGCTGCTAGAACGCCTCGAGGTAAGAAAGCAGCAGCCCTAGCGGCTGCGGCTCTCGCCGCTCAAGAATCCACAAAATCCACCGAGGACACAGCAGGAGACTCTCCGGATGCACCAAACAACATCTTTATGACACCGATGGCCGGGGGATTG GAACTTTTCCGATCGAAACTCAATTTCCGCGAGCTGAAGACTCCGAAAAATGCCATCAAATCCAATACACCGCTGTCCGGTAGTGGACAGACAAGCGGTGTCTCGCCTTTGGAAGGTGCAACGCctggcggtggtagtggaACCAATCTGCAGCTATTTGAAGAGGACACCCGTATGAGTGCTGACCTCAGCTATACTACCCCAGTTCGCCTGATGAACGCTGTCGACGGATGTCTGCAGCAAAATGAGGAATCACAGAGTTCGTAcctgagcagcaccagcgtgaCGCAGGATGCTAGTAACAACGCGGCCGTTGCCGGTGTTACCATCAACGGGATTGCACAATCGGCAACGCCGGACACTGTTGGGCAGAAAGATGCCGCAGGTCTACCGTCAGTATCCGGTGCTGGTAGTCTAGGCAACAACAGTAATAGTAGCCGTAGACCCAAAGGAAAGATGGAAGTGTTGGATGTGCA TCGCGCACAGTTTACGGTCGATCTGTTGGCAGAGTACGAGTGGCCACCGCCTATCGCAGGCCAACGCTCCACTGACTCGTTCATGATTCAGGAGCAAATAGCTGAATATCTGGGTGTGAAGAGCTTCAAGCGCAAGTATCCCGATCTTATGCGGCGTCCGGTGGATATGGAGGAACGCAACTTTATTCTTGAGCGGGGTCTTGCCTCAGAGAAAATGTGTGACCTTGGCTTGACTGCGGTTTACGCTGCTGAGATACTGGACATCATGTGCACGGACTATCCGGAAAAATACGAAGAGTACACGCGGTATATTCGCGAAAAGCATATTCGAGAGCTGAGCAGCCGGCAGAGACAACAGCAGGAAGCAgtcgcagctgctgctgccgccgcagcGGCCGTCGCTGCCCCAATCGACCGAGCCCAGCTGCAGAAGGACAAAGCCATCGAATCGGCGGCCAGTTGGAACAGTACCTTTAACAAAGA CCGACGGGATATGAGACGAGCTTGTATGGACCTACAAACATATGTGGTGCACGTGCCACGGCGTTATCAAAATCCTGTAGCCAATACGGAGGATTCAACGCCGAAAATGCCGCAAACTACCAATTACCCAGTAGCTCTGGTTCCTGGACAATTCAGCGAGTATTACACAACCTACACTCCAGAAGAGTTGGC ttGCTATCCAATCAATACTGTACTGTTGGAACCTCAGGAGCTAGAGGCAATCGTTTCCTCGGAACGATACAAACGGTTAGCCGCAGAGGAGGCCCGTCGTCTAGCTGCGCATGAGGCAGGCTATAGTagtagtggcagcagcagcagtagtagcggtaGCAGTAGCgacagtgacagcagcagcagtagcgatgATAGCAGCGATGGCAGTGGTACCAGCAGTTGCAGTGAAGACGACGAGAGAGGTAGCACTGACGATGACCGTCACAGTCTCGGCAGCGCATCAACGGGAACTTTATCGGATAACGGAGgcaatggtgatgatgctacGGGCGGTCGAAAGAAACGACTTCGCCGGAAACGAAGGGTTGCCAGCAGGTTAATGCCAATGCGCGCTGTTGGTGGTaacgaggagcagcaaaagaacGCAAAATCGACGGCTGTGGTCACTCCTGTCAGGCGTTCGAGTAGAGCGTTGAGCGCTGGAACGACTGCACCGGTTGTGGAAGTCAAAGCACCGACGGACTCCGAT GATTCTGATATACCGTTGATTGCACATgcaacaaagaagaagaatgcagcagcagccctacCAGCGACAGGCAGTAGTGGGAAGCAGATGGTGGAGGTAAAAGAGGAACAACCGGTCATGAAACGCCCTCCACTTAATCCATTCATGTGCGCCGTCTGTTCTGgaccggaaaacaaaaacaaatacagCAAACCAGAGCGGTTTGTGCGGTGCAATCGTTGCAGGAGAAAAG CACATCCTTCATGTATCGGCATGTCTTCGGTAATGTATCGCCGTGTGCAGCAGTACAAGTGGCAGTGCTCAGAGTGCAAACTGTGCATGAAGTGTAACCGCAAACCGGCGGCCATCGATAGCAAGATGGTGTACTGTGATCAGTGTGATCGTGGTTATCATTTAGCCTGCAAAGGTCTACGTAATCTGCCTGATG GACGCTGGCATTGCAGTCTCTGCACTATATGCAGTCAGTGTGGTGCTCAAACACCGGAGGGACATCCGAACGCCCAGCTTACCGCtcaacagcggcagcatctGGCAATGGTGGCCGAATGGACACACGAGTATGGTGTAAATGCGTTGACCCAGATACGTGAACATTTGCGTACCCTTTGTATGCCGTGTATGCGTCAGCGAAGGCAGCGGCTACAGTCACTCGAGCCGGAGTTGTCTCAAGCTGCTCCGGCAACACTGGTCAGTAATGACAACAAAGGAACcctaaacaacaacaacaataacaacaacaacatcgacaaCCGCAGTAGAGTTACTGTGACCGAATACACCGGAGACCACAGGAAGCCTCCCCCAACGATGCCGATTCGTTCAATTCCCGTCGGAGTAGTTGGTAACAATTCGGGTGTGGGGAATGCTGTCAACTCCCCTGCCATCGGAGCAACCGGTTCCTCCGTGCCAATGCGAAGCATAGGGCCTGGggaaggaggagtaggaggaggagcaggagtatCAACTATCCGTACTTCATAA